A genomic window from Salmo salar chromosome ssa23, Ssal_v3.1, whole genome shotgun sequence includes:
- the phb2 gene encoding prohibitin 2, producing MANKEPNRFLTNLRDLASRMSGAGGKGAGIGLKLLIGAGALAYGVKEATFTVDGGQRAIIFNRIGGMQMDTVLAEGLHFRIPWIQYPIIYDIRARPRKIASLTGSKDLQMINIGLRVLSRPVAANLPAMYQQLGKDYDERVLPSIVNEVLKSVVAKFNASQLITQRAQVSLLIRRELFERAKDFNIILDDVAITELSFSREYTAAVEAKQVAQQEAQRAQFYVEKAKQDQRHKIIQAEGEAEAAKMLGQAVTKNPGYLKLRRIRAAQAIAKTVATSQNKVYLSADNLVLNLQDDSFNNLSLGKK from the exons ATGGCGAATAAAGAGCCCAAC CGTTTCCTGACAAACCTGAGGGACCTGGCCAGTCGTATGTCTGGCGCAGGGGGCAAGGGAGCAGGAATAGGCCTCAAGCTGCTCATTGGGGCTGGAGCTCTGGCTTATGGGGTCAAAGAAGCTACATTCACAG TGGATGGAGGTCAGAGAGCAATCATCTTCAACAGAATCGGGGGGATGCAGATGGACACAGTGCTGGCTGAAGGACTACACTTCAG GATACCATGGATCCAGTACCCCATAATCTATGACATCAGAGCCAGGCCCAGGAAGATTGCTTCACTAACTGGAAGCAAAG ATCTGCAGATGATTAACATTGGGCTGCGTGTGCTGTCCCGTCCTGTGGCCGCCAACCTGCCTGCCATGTACCAGCAGCTGGGGAAGGACTATGACGAGAGAGTACTACCCTCCATCGTCAACGAGGTGCTGAAGAGCGTGGTGGCCAAGTTCAATGCCTCGCAGCTCATCACTCAGAGAGCACAG GTGTCATTGTTGATTCGCCGAGAGCTGTTTGAGAGAGCCAAAGACTTCAACATTATCCTCGATGACGTGGCCATCACAGAGCTAAGCTTCAGCAGAGAGTACACAGCTGCCGTAGAGGCCAAACAAGTTG CCCAGCAGGAGGCCCAGAGAGCCCAGTTCTACGTGGAGAAAGCCAAACAAGACCAGAGACATAAGATTATCCAGgcggagggagaggcagaggctgCCAAGATG TTGGGACAAGCAGTGACAAAGAATCCTGGATACCTGAAGCTTCGACGAATTAGAGCTGCCCAGGCCATTGCTAAGACG GTGGCAACGTCCCAGAACAAAGTGTACCTTTCCGCAGACAACCTGGTCCTTAACCTTCAAGACGACTCTTTTAACAA TCTATCACTGGGAAAGAAGTAG
- the LOC100286589 gene encoding retinal rod rhodopsin-sensitive cGMP 3',5'-cyclic phosphodiesterase subunit delta: protein MSDSDIMSSTEDRAKEILKGFKLNWMNLRDAETGKVLWQGTEDLSLPGVEHEARVPKKILKCKAVSRELNFSSSEKLEKFRLEQKVFFKGQCLEEWFFEFGFVIPNSTNTWQSLIEAAPESQMMPANVLTGNVVIETKFFDDDLHVSTSRVRLFYV, encoded by the exons atgtcCGACTCCGACATAATGTCTTCAACTGAAGACAGAGCCAAGGAGATTTTGAAGGGTTTTAAACT AAACTGGATGAACCTGCGTGATGCTGAGACTGGGAAGGTGCTATGGCAGGGAACAGAGGACTTGTCTCTTCCTGGGGTTGAACATGAAG CTCGAGTCCCCAAGAAAATCCTCAAGTGCAAAGCTGTGTCCAGAGAGCTAAATTTCTCTTCGTCAGAAAAACTGGAAAAGTTCCGCCTTGAACAGAAGGTTTTCTTCAAAGGCCAATGCTTAGAAG AATGGTTCTTTGAGTTTGGCTTTGTGATTCCCAACTCCACAAACACATGGCAGTCTTTGATAGAGGCAGCGCCAGAGTCTCAGATGATGCCCGCAAATGTTTTAAC TGGGAATGTTGTTATAGAGACCAAGTTCTTTGACGACGACCTTCACGTCAGCACCTCCCGGGTACGACTTTTCTACGTCTGA